From a single Populus trichocarpa isolate Nisqually-1 chromosome 17, P.trichocarpa_v4.1, whole genome shotgun sequence genomic region:
- the LOC7496603 gene encoding homeobox-leucine zipper protein HDG11, whose product MIVVQHEKVSSLLAKYIGKPKSQIDLLTSDTGSSQEELPTFVQNQRMGNPGIDWGRNPGSDISHFACRLEGIPDMENALMAETAAGAMDELIRLLRVNEPFWIKSPSDGRLILDRLSYERIYPRAAHFISRNARVESSKDSATVTMPGMDLVDMFLDPNKWVDLFPTIVTEARTIQVLEAGTVGNRHGSLQMMYEQMHILSPLVPPREFYFLRLCLQLEPGQWVIADVSYNYLKESGSPPCAWRLPSGCMIQDMPNGCSKIIWVEHVEANDRIQTHCLYRDLICGSYAYGAERWIASLQRICERLAFSTAVPPRELGGVVTSPEGRKSIVNLAHRMVKIFCSSLGMSGKLDFRQLSEGNNSGVRVAICKNAEQGQPIGTVASAATSFWLPLSPQNVFNFFKAEKSRTQWDILSNGNPVLEISHISNGADPGNCISIIRPFIPAENNMLILQESCTDSSVSMVVYAPVGIPAMNVAISGDDSSIIPILPSGFVISGDGRMDTRGTSSSSTSSTGSNSGGSLLTIAFQILVSGSNSSSSTEFNMESVATVNTLISTTVLKIKSAFNCSDLD is encoded by the exons ATGATTGTTGTGCAGCATGAAAAAGTATCCAGCCTTCTTGCCAAGTATATTGGAAAACCAAAGTCACAGATTGATTTGTTGACGTCTGACACTGGATCTTCACAAGAAGAACTGCCAACATTTGTCCAGAATCAAAGGATGGGAAACCCTGGCATTGATTGGGGACGGAATCCAGGATCGGACATTAGTCATTTCGCATGTAGACTTGAAGGAATTCCAGATATGGAAAATGCACTCATGGCTGAGACTGCTGCCGGTGCAATGGATGAGTTGATCAGACTTTTGCGAGTAAATGAGCCTTTTTGGATCAAGTCTCCATCTGACGGAAGACTCATCCTTGATCGGCTCAGTTATGAGAGAATTTACCCCAGGGCCGCTCATTTCATAAGTCGCAATGCTCGTGTCGAATCCTCCAAGGATTCGGCAACAGTGACCATGCCTGGAATGGACTTGGTTGACATGTTTTTGGATCCT AATAAATGGGTGGATCTTTTTCCGACAATTGTTACCGAAGCAAGAACAATTCAAGTACTTGAAGCTGGAACAGTAGGGAACCGTCATGGTTCGTTGCAGATG ATGTATGAACAAATGCACATACTATCACCCTTGGTTCCGCCTAGGGAATTTTACTTCCTTCGCCTTTGTCTGCAACTTGAACCTGGGCAATGGGTGATAGCAGATGTATCTTATAACTACTTGAAAGAAAGCGGATCCCCTCCCTGCGCTTGGCGGCTTCCTTCTGGATGCATGATCCAAGACATGCCTAATGGATGTTCCAAG ATAATATGGGTAGAACATGTGGAAGCGAATGATAGGATTCAAACTCACTGCCTGTACCGAGATCTCATATGTGGTAGTTATGCTTATGGGGCAGAAAGATGGATTGCTAGTCTCCAGAGGATTTGTGAGAGGCTCGCTTTCTCTACAGCTGTGCCTCCACGAGAACTCGGAGGAG TGGTCACTTCCCCTGAGGGTAGAAAGAGCATAGTAAACCTAGCCCACAGGATGGTGAAGATTTTCTGTTCAAGTTTGGGTATGTCAGGAAAACTGGATTTCCGTCAATTGTCTGAAGGGAACAATAGTGGAGTTCGGGTGGCTATTTGTAAGAATGCAGAACAAGGCCAGCCGATTGGCACAGTTGCTAGTGCTGCTACTTCTTTTTGGCTTCCACTCTCACCTCAGAACGTGTTTAACTTCTTCAAAGCCGAGAAATCGCGAACTCAG TGGGATATTCTGTCGAATGGCAATCCTGTGCTTGAGATTTCACACATTTCTAATGGGGCTGATCCAGGGAACTGCATCTCCATTATTCGA CCTTTCATTCCTGCTGAGAACAACATGCTGATACTGCAAGAGAGCTGCACAGACTCCTCGGTATCAATGGTAGTATACGCTCCAGTAGGCATTCCAGCCATGAACGTGGCGATAAGCGGTGATGACTCATCAATCATTCCCATACTTCCATCAGGTTTTGTAATATCTGGCGACGGCCGTATGGACACAAGAGGGACCAGTTCTAGTTCCACCAGTTCTACTGGGTCAAACTCAGGAGGTTCACTCCTTACAATAGCCTTCCAAATTCTGGTCTCTGGCTCTAATTCCTCATCCTCCACAGAATTCAACATGGAATCTGTGGCAACAGTGAATACCCTCATCAGCACCACTGTTCTGAAAATTAAATCTGCTTTTAATTGCTCAGATTTGGATTAA
- the LOC18106486 gene encoding UTP--glucose-1-phosphate uridylyltransferase isoform X1, translating to MATDTAKISQLKSAVANLNQISESEKTGFVNLVSRYLRSGEAQQVEWSKIQTPTDEVVVPYDTLAPTPEDPEETKKLLDKLVVLKLNGGLGTTMGCTGPKSVIEVRNGLTFLDLIVIQIENLNKKYGCSVPLLLMNSFNTHDDTQKIVEKYSNSNIEIHTFNQSQYPRLVVDDFVPLPSKGHTDKDGWYPPGHGDVFPSLKNSGKLDALLSKGKEYVFVANSDNLGAVVDLKILNHLIRNKNEYCMEVTPKTLADVKGGTLISYEGKVQLLEIAQVPDQHVNEFKSIEKFKIFNTNNLWVNLKAIKRLVEADALEMEIIPNPKEVDGVKVLQLETAAGAAIKFFDHAIGINVPRSRFLPVKATSDLLLVQSDLYTLVDGFVIRNPARTIPANPSIDLGPEYKKVANFLSRFKSIPSIIELDSLKVAGDVWFGAGITLKGKVSIVAKSGVKLEIPDGAILQNKEINGPEDL from the exons atgGCTACTGATACGGCCAAGATCTCTCAGCTCAAATCAGCTGTTGCTAATCTCAATCAAATCAG CGAGAGTGAGAAAACTGGATTCGTCAACCTCGTTTCTCGCTATCTCAg AAGTGGGGAAGCGCAGCAAGTTGAGTGGAGTAAGATTCAGACACCTACTGATGAAGTAGTGGTTCCTTATGATACCTTGGCGCCAACTCCGGAGG ATCCGGAGGAAACAAAGAAGCTTTTGGACAAGCTTGTCGTTTTGAAGCTTAATGGAGGTTTGGGGACTACAATGGGATGCACTGGTCCTAA GTCTGTCATTGAAGTTCGTAATGGATTGACATTTCTTGACCTTATTGTCATCCAGATCGAG AATCTTAATAAGAAATATGGGTGCAGTGTTCCCTTGCTTCTAATGAACTCATTCAACACTCATGATGATACACAGAAG ATTGTTGAGAAGTACTCGAACTCAAATATTGAGATTCACACTTTTAATCAG AGCCAATACCCTCGTCTGgttgttgatgattttgttcCATTGCCTTCCAAAGGACATACTGACAAGGACGGATG GTATCCTCCTGGACATGGTGATGTGTTCCCATCCCTAAAGAACAGTGGCAAACTTGATGCTTTATTGTCGAAG GGTAAAGAGTATGTGTTTGTCGCCAACTCAGACAACCTCGGCGCTGTTGTTGATTTGA AAATCTTAAATCATCTGATCAGAAACAAGAATGAATACTGCATGGAG GTGACACCCAAAACCCTGGCTGATGTGAAGGGTGGTACTCTCATCTCTTATGAAGGGAAGGTTCAG CTCCTGGAAATTGCTCAGGTCCCTGATCAGCAT GTTAATGAGTTCAAGTCAATCGAGaagttcaaaattttcaatacaAACAACTT GTGGGTGAACTTGAAAGCAATTAAAAGGCTTGTGGAAGCAGATGCACTTGAGATGGAGATCATTCCAAACCCAAAG GAAGTGGATGGAGTCAAAGTACTTCAGCTAGAAACTGCAGCTGGAGCAGCAATTAAG TTTTTCGATCATGCAATTGGTATAAATGTACCTCGTTCTCGATTCCTTCCAGTGAAGGCAACTTCAGATCTGCTTCTTGTTCAG TCTGATCTTTACACTTTAGTTGATGGTTTTGTCATCCGAAATCCAGCTCGAACAATTCCTGCAAATCCTTCTATTGATCTGGGACCAGAGTATAAGAAg GTTGCCAACTTCTTGAGCCGATTTAAATCGATCCCTAGCATTATTGAGCTTGATAGTCTAAAGGTGGCCGGTGATGTATGGTTTGGTGCTGGTATTACTCTCAAG GGGAAAGTGAGTATCGTGGCAAAATCTGGTGTGAAATTGGAAATACCAGATGGagctattcttcaaaacaag GAAATCAATGGCCCGGAGGACCTCTAA
- the LOC18106486 gene encoding UTP--glucose-1-phosphate uridylyltransferase isoform X2 — MATDTAKISQLKSAVANLNQISESEKTGFVNLVSRYLSGEAQQVEWSKIQTPTDEVVVPYDTLAPTPEDPEETKKLLDKLVVLKLNGGLGTTMGCTGPKSVIEVRNGLTFLDLIVIQIENLNKKYGCSVPLLLMNSFNTHDDTQKIVEKYSNSNIEIHTFNQSQYPRLVVDDFVPLPSKGHTDKDGWYPPGHGDVFPSLKNSGKLDALLSKGKEYVFVANSDNLGAVVDLKILNHLIRNKNEYCMEVTPKTLADVKGGTLISYEGKVQLLEIAQVPDQHVNEFKSIEKFKIFNTNNLWVNLKAIKRLVEADALEMEIIPNPKEVDGVKVLQLETAAGAAIKFFDHAIGINVPRSRFLPVKATSDLLLVQSDLYTLVDGFVIRNPARTIPANPSIDLGPEYKKVANFLSRFKSIPSIIELDSLKVAGDVWFGAGITLKGKVSIVAKSGVKLEIPDGAILQNKEINGPEDL; from the exons atgGCTACTGATACGGCCAAGATCTCTCAGCTCAAATCAGCTGTTGCTAATCTCAATCAAATCAG CGAGAGTGAGAAAACTGGATTCGTCAACCTCGTTTCTCGCTATCTCAg TGGGGAAGCGCAGCAAGTTGAGTGGAGTAAGATTCAGACACCTACTGATGAAGTAGTGGTTCCTTATGATACCTTGGCGCCAACTCCGGAGG ATCCGGAGGAAACAAAGAAGCTTTTGGACAAGCTTGTCGTTTTGAAGCTTAATGGAGGTTTGGGGACTACAATGGGATGCACTGGTCCTAA GTCTGTCATTGAAGTTCGTAATGGATTGACATTTCTTGACCTTATTGTCATCCAGATCGAG AATCTTAATAAGAAATATGGGTGCAGTGTTCCCTTGCTTCTAATGAACTCATTCAACACTCATGATGATACACAGAAG ATTGTTGAGAAGTACTCGAACTCAAATATTGAGATTCACACTTTTAATCAG AGCCAATACCCTCGTCTGgttgttgatgattttgttcCATTGCCTTCCAAAGGACATACTGACAAGGACGGATG GTATCCTCCTGGACATGGTGATGTGTTCCCATCCCTAAAGAACAGTGGCAAACTTGATGCTTTATTGTCGAAG GGTAAAGAGTATGTGTTTGTCGCCAACTCAGACAACCTCGGCGCTGTTGTTGATTTGA AAATCTTAAATCATCTGATCAGAAACAAGAATGAATACTGCATGGAG GTGACACCCAAAACCCTGGCTGATGTGAAGGGTGGTACTCTCATCTCTTATGAAGGGAAGGTTCAG CTCCTGGAAATTGCTCAGGTCCCTGATCAGCAT GTTAATGAGTTCAAGTCAATCGAGaagttcaaaattttcaatacaAACAACTT GTGGGTGAACTTGAAAGCAATTAAAAGGCTTGTGGAAGCAGATGCACTTGAGATGGAGATCATTCCAAACCCAAAG GAAGTGGATGGAGTCAAAGTACTTCAGCTAGAAACTGCAGCTGGAGCAGCAATTAAG TTTTTCGATCATGCAATTGGTATAAATGTACCTCGTTCTCGATTCCTTCCAGTGAAGGCAACTTCAGATCTGCTTCTTGTTCAG TCTGATCTTTACACTTTAGTTGATGGTTTTGTCATCCGAAATCCAGCTCGAACAATTCCTGCAAATCCTTCTATTGATCTGGGACCAGAGTATAAGAAg GTTGCCAACTTCTTGAGCCGATTTAAATCGATCCCTAGCATTATTGAGCTTGATAGTCTAAAGGTGGCCGGTGATGTATGGTTTGGTGCTGGTATTACTCTCAAG GGGAAAGTGAGTATCGTGGCAAAATCTGGTGTGAAATTGGAAATACCAGATGGagctattcttcaaaacaag GAAATCAATGGCCCGGAGGACCTCTAA